A genomic segment from Parasegetibacter sp. NRK P23 encodes:
- a CDS encoding YhcG family protein, whose protein sequence is MDKRFADIVRLIRKSRVNAIKAVNAELINLYWSVGEYISKKIEQSEWGDSVVSDLAMHIRKNEPDIKGFSDKNLWRMKQFYETYKDFPELSTLLREISWSHNLAIFSRCKAVEEREFYLKLSNQEKYSFRELERQISAGLFERTVIGNTKLSTVLRESNSSVTNAFKDSYVFEFLNLSDPHSENDLQRGLVNQMKDFILELGKDFLFMGDEYKLQVGNSDFYIDLLFYHRGLQCLVAFELKSDKFRPDHLGQLNFYLEALDRDVRKQNENPSIGVLLCKDKDNEVVEYALSRSLSPTMVSEYKTQLPDKKILQQKLHELFDNNLGND, encoded by the coding sequence ATGGATAAGCGGTTTGCAGACATAGTTCGACTAATTAGGAAATCTCGGGTAAACGCAATTAAAGCGGTAAATGCTGAGTTGATAAACCTTTATTGGAGTGTTGGGGAATACATTAGCAAGAAGATTGAGCAATCTGAGTGGGGCGACTCGGTTGTCTCAGATTTAGCCATGCACATCCGGAAGAATGAGCCAGATATTAAAGGTTTTTCTGATAAGAATCTGTGGAGAATGAAACAGTTTTACGAAACTTACAAGGATTTTCCAGAACTCTCAACATTGTTGAGAGAAATAAGTTGGTCTCATAATTTGGCCATCTTTTCAAGATGTAAAGCAGTAGAAGAGAGAGAATTTTATCTTAAACTTTCCAACCAGGAAAAATATAGCTTTAGGGAACTAGAAAGACAAATATCAGCTGGTTTATTCGAGCGTACTGTAATTGGTAACACAAAACTCTCAACAGTGTTGAGAGAAAGTAATTCTTCCGTGACAAACGCTTTTAAAGACAGTTATGTTTTTGAGTTCCTGAATTTGTCAGATCCGCACAGCGAAAATGACTTGCAGAGAGGGCTTGTGAACCAAATGAAGGATTTTATTTTGGAGCTTGGAAAGGACTTTTTGTTCATGGGCGATGAATACAAGCTTCAGGTAGGTAATAGCGATTTCTATATTGACCTTTTGTTTTATCATAGAGGTTTACAATGTCTGGTGGCTTTTGAGTTGAAGTCTGATAAGTTTAGACCTGACCATTTAGGGCAATTGAACTTCTACCTTGAAGCATTGGATAGGGACGTTAGAAAACAAAATGAGAATCCTAGCATCGGGGTACTTCTTTGTAAAGACAAAGACAATGAGGTTGTTGAATATGCATTAAGCAGAAGTCTTTCTCCAACAATGGTTTCCGAATACAAGACTCAGTTGCCAGATAAAAAGATATTACAGCAGAAACTACACGAGTTGTTCGACAACAATTTGGGCAACGATTAA